CGAGGATTTCGACATTCGCGGTTTCCACGATGCGATCCTCACCAGCGGGCCGGTCCCGCTTTCGATCATGGAAGAGAATGTGATGGCATGGGTTGAAGAGGTTCGTGCGAATTAGGAGCAATCTCGCTCCAAAGCGCGTTGGATAAAGCATGTCGCTCAGATACAAGGCGTTATGACCCAGCGCGGATATTCAAACAAGCAAGGGCCGCGTTCGCGCGGTCCAGCAGCGCCTGTCGCAGAGGCACTGGGGACGGGTCGGCCGACGGGTCGCACCGGGTCGGCCGAACCGTCCCACTATGCTCGCCAGGACGCGAGCAATGACCGCTTTAAGCTCACCTATTACGACCCACCAGCCGGGCTGGAGCGCCATGTTCTCGCGCTCTTTCATTTCGAGTGGGACGAAGATGAGATCGTCGACCGCCACCCGGGCGCTCTTGGCCAGTTGTTCCTAACGCCGCGAGGCCGAGGTGAGATCACTTTCGGAGCGCATGCGCAACCGGTTGAAGGCGGCGTCGCTATGTTCAGCGGCTTCGAGGTTGCAGCGCCTTTTCGGATCGAAGGGCCTTGGCATTCATTCGGAGCTTCGCTGTCACCACTTGGCTGGGCGTCACTGGCACGTGTGCCAGCCAATACGTCGCTCAACCGTTTGTTGCCTGCTCACGACATACTCGGTGACGAAGTCGATGGTTTCGCAGATGATCTCAATCATCGCTATCGCAGCGGCAAAACCAGCGGCGAACAAGCTTGCCGCGAGCTGGGCGAATGGATTGCGCCGAGGATCAAACCGATTGCGGCCGCCCATGAAGCAGTGATCGAGCGTACGCTTGGCTGGCTGGGCTCCTCGCTTAACCCCGACGTCGAGAGCTTGTTTGCAACACTAAACTATTCACGCCGTCAGGCTGAGCGGCTCGTAACGCGCTATTTTGGCTTCACCCCGGCAGCTTTGGCGCGCAAGATGCGGGCGATCCGCTCTGCAAACCTGCTTTCGCAACCCGATCTGACCGACGAAGGCGAGGCGGAAATCGCTGCGGCATTCTACGATCAGCCGCACATGATCCGCGAAATCCGGCGGTATTGCGGATACACACCCGCCCGGCTTGGCGGAGCGGGGGAACCGTTGTTCCAGACGATGTTGCGAATGAAGAATCTCGACCGTCTTAAGCACTACCGCAATATCGGAGCGAAAGACTCTGGTTGAAATCGGAGCAAAGGCTGCGTATTTGAAATCCGACTGATTCAGTCCGATTTAAGAACCATTCGCAATAAGCCGGATTTTGCCCCCTCATGCGCCTTTCCAACCTTGCCGATTATGCCGTCATTACGATGTGCCAGGCCGCGACCCATTGCGGCGATGGCCGCGTAAGTGCGGCAGAACTGGCGAGCGAGACGGGATTGCCAGTGCCGACGGTGCAGCGCCTCGTCTCAAAACTCACGGCAGCGGGTCTGCTGCGTTCTGTGCGCGGTGCAGGTGGAGGGTTGCAGCTTGGCCGTCCTGCGGCAGCGATCAATGTCGCTGACATTGTCGAGGCAGTCGAAGGCCCGATCGGCCTCACCGCCTGCATCGACAACGGCGAATGCGAATACGAAGTGGGCTGCTCGATGAAACCGCACTGGCCCCTCATCAATGACAAATTGCGCGGCGCACTGGCGGATATCACGCTCGATCACCTGCGCCCGACTGCCACGCCTCCCCTGAAAGAACACGCGGCATGACCGACAATCTCGACCTTAAGCCTGAGATGGACCAAGATGCCAAGGACGCCGCAGCAGCGGCAGCCGAATACGAGCACGGCTGGTCGTCCGACATCGAAACCGAATTCGCGGAGAAGGGCCTCACCGAAGACACGGTGCGCTTTATTTCCGGCAAAAAGGGTGAGCCGGAATGGATGCTCGATTGGCGGCTGAAAGCGTTCCGTCTGTGGCAAACACTCGAAGAGCCTGATTGGGCGAAGGTCGGTTATCCAAAGATCGACTACCAAGACGCCTATTATTACGCCGCCCCAACAAAGAAGGTTGAGCTGGATTCGCTTGACGATCTCGATCCCGAAATTAAGCGCGTTTATGACAAGCTGGGCATTCCGCTGGGTGAGCAAGAAGTGCTGGCCGGCGTAAAGGGCGCGAAGAAAGTGGCCGTGGACGCCGTATTCGATAGCGTCTCGGTCGCCACCACCTTCCGTGAGGAACTCAAGAAAGCGGGCGTGATCTTCCTTTCGATCAGTGAGGCGCTGAAAGAGCATCCTGAACTGGTCAGGAAATGGCTCGGCAAAGTCGTGCCGCAGCGCGACAATTACTTCGCCTGCCTCAACGCAGCGGTCTTCTCCGACGGCACCTTCGTCTACATCCCCGAGGGCGTGCGCTGCCCGATGGAGCTGTCGACCTACTTCCGCATCAATGCCGAAAACACCGGCCAATTTGAGCGCACGCTGATCATCGCGGAGAAGGGCGCTTACGTCTCCTATCTCGAAGGCTGCACTGCACCTATGCGCGACGAAAATCAGCTCCACGCCGCCGTGGTTGAACTGGTCGCGATGGAAGATGCCGAGATCAAATATTCCACCGTCCAGAACTGGTATCCCGGCGATGCCGAGGGCAAGGGCGGGATCTACAATTTCGTCACCAAGCGCGGCCTGTGTCAGGGCGACCGCTCCAAGATCAGCTGGACGCAGGTCGAAACCGGCAGCGCGGTAACGTGGAAATATCCGTCCTGCGTGCTCAATGGCGAGAACAGCGTCGGCGAATTCTACTCGGTCGCGGTGACCAACAATTACCAGCAGGCCGATACCGGAACCAAGATGATCCATAACGGGCGCGGCAGCCGCTCGACCATCATCTCCAAAGGCATCAGCGCGGGCCATTCGAACAACACCTATCGCGGCCTCGTCCGCGTGGGACCGAAGGCCGAGGGTGTGCGCAACTTCACCCAATGCGACAGCCTGCTGCTCGGCGACAAAAGCGGCGCGCATACTGTGCCCTATATCGAGGTGAAGAACCCCGGCGCGCAGATCGAGCACGAGGCGACAACTTCCAAAATCAGCGACGAACAGCTGTTCTACGCAATGCAGCGCGGACTGGACGAGGAGGAAGCGGTCGCGCTGATCGTCAACGGCTTTGCGAAGGACGTGCTGAAAGAGCTTCCGATGGAGTTTGCTGTAGAGGCGCAGAAGCTGCTGGCGATCTCGCTGGAAGGGAGTGTGGGGTGACGTTCACAAAGGAGGAGATTTCCGAGAAGTTTCACCAATGTTACCATTGGAGAACCCGCGACGACTTCGAAAAGATTTACGCTGAAGAATCTCAACGCGCTGAGCGGGGAATCGGACTGACGCGGCTCAAGGACGTCAAGGACTTTTGGCTCGTCATGGCGATCAAACTCCCGCAGCCAACCTTCAGTGGCGATGCCCACAGTCAAATTCCTTGGCTCTATGACATCGACTGGCACTTCGATCGGTTTGACCAAGGACTAGTGGAATACGGGACGAGGGTTCCAAATGAAATTTTGGGTTATATCCAAAAGGCCTCTGCCGGCGCTCGCCAATTGTTTAATGACGGGCAAACCGACCCCGCGTCTTCACTAATGTTCCGAGTATTTAGTTTGAGCTGGACTAGGAAAGACTCGCTTCCAAAATGGGCCAAGCAATTCGATGACTGACCGCAAAACCCTCAAACTCGGCGATCCGTCGGAAATCACGCCCAGCCTCAACAAGAAGGGCCGCGGGTGGAAAATCTCGGACAAGCGTCTCGACGAGCTGCATGATCGTGCGCGCGAGATGAAGCGGTTTGCTTCGCCTGCGCACAAGGCTCTGGCCGATCGTTTCGCCAAGGCGGATCTTGGCCGCTACACCTTCAAGCGCTTTGCCGTCGTCGGCAGCGCGATTGTTGATTTCAATTGCCACAATCTTGGCATGGCGATCATGATCGATGAGGACGATCAGGACGAAGCGCTCGCCAAGCGCAGGGACAAGAGCCTTGAAAGCGTCGGCATCCGCGTGATGCGGCTCAAAGCCAGCGACATACTCGAGGACATCGACCCTGTCCTCCAGCGGATCACCGCCGGAATGCGCATGCGGATTGACGACAAACGACAAGCAAGAAGCGAACACCGCTCGAACTTCCAGTCAGGCACAAGCAAACGGGATGAGGCCCAATGACCAGCCTTTCACTTATACTCGCACCTTTGATGGCGCTTCAGGGCGTTGGACAGGCACCGGTGGCGATCGCGAACGATACGCCCGAAACCTGGACGCTCGAATATCCGCGTCTGATCCAGCCCTTTGTCGAAGATTATCGTCGCTGTCTTTCCGGCCGAATGCGCCAGGTGAGGGGAGAGGCTGA
This genomic window from uncultured Erythrobacter sp. contains:
- a CDS encoding Rrf2 family transcriptional regulator → MRLSNLADYAVITMCQAATHCGDGRVSAAELASETGLPVPTVQRLVSKLTAAGLLRSVRGAGGGLQLGRPAAAINVADIVEAVEGPIGLTACIDNGECEYEVGCSMKPHWPLINDKLRGALADITLDHLRPTATPPLKEHAA
- a CDS encoding helix-turn-helix domain-containing protein, which gives rise to MTQRGYSNKQGPRSRGPAAPVAEALGTGRPTGRTGSAEPSHYARQDASNDRFKLTYYDPPAGLERHVLALFHFEWDEDEIVDRHPGALGQLFLTPRGRGEITFGAHAQPVEGGVAMFSGFEVAAPFRIEGPWHSFGASLSPLGWASLARVPANTSLNRLLPAHDILGDEVDGFADDLNHRYRSGKTSGEQACRELGEWIAPRIKPIAAAHEAVIERTLGWLGSSLNPDVESLFATLNYSRRQAERLVTRYFGFTPAALARKMRAIRSANLLSQPDLTDEGEAEIAAAFYDQPHMIREIRRYCGYTPARLGGAGEPLFQTMLRMKNLDRLKHYRNIGAKDSG
- a CDS encoding DUF559 domain-containing protein: MTDRKTLKLGDPSEITPSLNKKGRGWKISDKRLDELHDRAREMKRFASPAHKALADRFAKADLGRYTFKRFAVVGSAIVDFNCHNLGMAIMIDEDDQDEALAKRRDKSLESVGIRVMRLKASDILEDIDPVLQRITAGMRMRIDDKRQARSEHRSNFQSGTSKRDEAQ
- the sufB gene encoding Fe-S cluster assembly protein SufB; protein product: MTDNLDLKPEMDQDAKDAAAAAAEYEHGWSSDIETEFAEKGLTEDTVRFISGKKGEPEWMLDWRLKAFRLWQTLEEPDWAKVGYPKIDYQDAYYYAAPTKKVELDSLDDLDPEIKRVYDKLGIPLGEQEVLAGVKGAKKVAVDAVFDSVSVATTFREELKKAGVIFLSISEALKEHPELVRKWLGKVVPQRDNYFACLNAAVFSDGTFVYIPEGVRCPMELSTYFRINAENTGQFERTLIIAEKGAYVSYLEGCTAPMRDENQLHAAVVELVAMEDAEIKYSTVQNWYPGDAEGKGGIYNFVTKRGLCQGDRSKISWTQVETGSAVTWKYPSCVLNGENSVGEFYSVAVTNNYQQADTGTKMIHNGRGSRSTIISKGISAGHSNNTYRGLVRVGPKAEGVRNFTQCDSLLLGDKSGAHTVPYIEVKNPGAQIEHEATTSKISDEQLFYAMQRGLDEEEAVALIVNGFAKDVLKELPMEFAVEAQKLLAISLEGSVG